The region GCATCAGTTAAATTCTACCGGGTTTGTATTACTTCGGAACCGTCAACGATTGGCAACTGAATCGAACCGGTTGGTTTGGCAGTGAGGGTGTCAATACACCTACCTGATAACGACCCGGTGCCAGTACGATAGTAAGAATTTCTGAATGTGCCGATGTTACCGGTTTGTTCAGCCAGAAATTCCGAAACGTAAATGGCGTTTCAGACGCATATAGGATTGTGCGCCGGTCCGACTTAACAACAATAGCCGCCTGGTCTAAACCCGTTGGGTATGCATTGGCCGCCGTGGCAGTCTTGTAAATCACCTCTCCTCCAGACAGGTCCATCGACAAACAGGAATCAGTCGTTACGGTGCTGTTCATCGACATCAATATCGGTTCAACCGGCGTAATATAGCTGTCGGGGTAATGGTATATACCCCGACTGACGGACTCGCGCATTATTGAGCGGGCCACTTCGGCAAATGGGGTTCCCCAGGTAGCACCCAGCCCAATATCATTATGTTTCTGGTTCATCGCACTGGTCAGCAACATCTGTTTTCGAAAGGCCATTTTGGGCCAGTAATACCCGTACGTAAACAGCCAGATCAGTATACCGCCGGCTAACCCGATACGAAGGCACCACTGCTGTGCCCGCCAGGTGACGCACTCACTCAATATATTGAGGTAGACGAGTGCCGTCAGGACAGCCGGGTAAATCATGTAATTGCTCACGACCATCACATCATAACCGTACCGAAGCCGCAGCAGGGCGATAATAGCCGCATTGCCGTAAAAGAAAACGTAGGCTCCGCTAAAAAACAACCGTCGCTTCTCCAAACGCTCGTCCACCCGTTGAGCGTTAACCGTCCACAAGTTTCGATTCATACGGTAAAGCAGACCTAACACCAGGGCGGCCAGCACCACACCACCCACCGTTGGGGGAGCGTACCGCCACACGTTTTTGACGGCCGGGATAAAGTCGAACAGCCCCCCAGTGAACGTAAAAAAAGCAGCGATAGCCTGTAGCGGATGTGCCAGACTATAGGCTAAACTCTCGCCGGTACGGCTGGCGCTTTGAAAATTATAGAAATAGAGTACAACGGCCAGCACACTGCCAGCCAGCCAACCGGCCAGCTTATACCATTTTTTATGGAGAGCCAGCACTAATCCTCCAGCCACCCAGCCCATAAGGCCATTGCTCATGGACAGGGTCGCAAATACCTGCATGATTACCGCTCCGGCAAACTGGCTACGGCCAGACCTCGTCAGTAAGTACAGCGACGACAGTGTCAGGCAGATAACCACCGGATGCTGGAGCCCCGGTATAGACCACAGGCTCGTCAGGTAATACTGTGGTTGCAGCATCAGAAAAGGCACCGGTGCAAACAACAGCCACGACACCCGCATGGACCGAAACACGCGGCCGAACAAGGCCAGCGTACCCAGCATAAACAGCAACGCAATAAGAATAAGCCACCTAAAATTGACTTCTCCCGTCAGGTAATACATGGCGAGTGTAATCAGTTTGGCGACTACAATCCGATGCTCGTTGTTCGGGACAAAGATGTTATAGATTTTATCGGAAAGGTCGGCAGCATTGGTAAAAGCCAGAGTGAACCCCAGAAAAGCGTCAATATCATCGAACCAGGGCACGTTTACGGCATACGTCCATACAAAGAGAACAAAGCAGAAAATTGGTAACGTAATTAGTAGAGAAGCAACTTTCTGTAAACGGGGAGCAAGAGGACTTGTGATTGGTGCGGTAATCGTCGCAGACATAGGAACGTTTTTTTAGCTTTTATAAGGCAAAAACAACAACTGACAACTGTTAACCTACCGAACCAGCCGTTGTATCCGTATTCCAACCTCCGCCTACTTAACTCCTGGCTAAATGCCCTGATGCGTATACTTTGTACAACCAGCGTCTATTGAACATACCAACTATCTATTGCTTAGCCAGTTAGAAAGTCATTACAGGCATGCCTTCAGTTGATTACAGCTCCCGGCAAGGAGTGTAATCACTTTCCGACGTTGAGCAGAGGAGCACAAATTTAGGTTATTCCAGATAAAGGTCCGTATAATTCGCCTGTTCGGGCAGCCTCATGAACTTTAGGGATGCTGTTACTCCCCCACGCTTATACAGGAGCCTAAGTAACTACTATACCTGTTGACTATCTGCTGATTACTAAAAATTAGCCCTTATTAGATATCCTATATATACTAAATACTAAAAAATATTGATAGTAATACATCTATAAACTATCTTTCTCAATAAGTTAACTAAAGACTTACGATAATCTATGAATGTCCAACGGATAACGTTGGTCGTTTTGCTATGGGTATACTTTACGTTGGCATCCGCTCAGATCGTACAACGGCTTACCACAGCAACCGGCCTGCCTAACTCAACAATTACCGGACTGGTACAAGATCAGGCCGGATTCATCTGGGTTAGTACTGCCGATGGGCTAGCACGCTACGACGGTCAGAACATCAGGGTTTTTCGTCGTGAGCAACAGGCAAACTCATTAACCGAGAATTCTATTGTTCACTTACAAAAACTTACCGACGGCACTTTCCTCGTGCAGACACATGCGGGCAACTTTCAACGTTTCAATCCTGAAACGGAGCAGTTCAAAAAATTCTTACCGGTTCAGCAGCAGGGACAACAACGGATAGAAGATGGATTCGTGACTGCCGACGGAAACGGATTTTGGGCGCTGTGGCGGGGCATTAAAGTTCAGTACTACGACCTTAAACGGCACCATATCCGGCTCTGGACTGAACAGCAATTAGGCCCAAATACCCGGTTTATGGACTCCATGCTGCCTGCCTCAACGGGATACGTTTATGTGCATAATCACCAGGGAATCGTTGAGATTAATTCGATTAACGGAACCCATCGGGAGTTTCCATTCCCGGGTCTGCTAACGCACTGGATGAGCCGCGCCATGTTAGCCCCAGACGGTGTCATCATGGCCGAACGGGCGAATGGCGATATACTGATTTTAGGCAGACACCACCTGCTGATTCTGAACCCAAAAACCGGCCGCTATCAAAATGTGCCGATTCCAGACCCCGTTGTTCCTAAAGAAGGATATGGCATCCGGGTGCTGGCGGATGGAAATGTGTATGTAGGCGCTGGCCACCGACTCTATCTCTTTACATCCGCCAACCAGTTTGAGTTGAAGTATGAACGGCCTAAAGGAACCCGACAAATACCGGCTTACACAATCCCGTACCTACTGGACCGCTCCGGGGTGTACTGGTTATTGACAGAAGACGGTATTGTTCAGGTCGACTCCCGCAAAGCGCCCTTCGAAGCCTATCGGTACGAGGTTGACTGGAAGACCGATCTGTTGAAGAAGGTGCTTGGTATAACTCCACCTTCCTGGAAAGACTCCAGTGGCGACAGCTGGACACGATTTACCTATGACCTTAACAAACTTTGGTTCATTGACGTCGCTTCGTTGTACCAGTGTGCCCCGCAGCAGCAGTTACGCCGAATATCCAGTGACTATACCGGCGACAGTTGCGCCTGCAAGATTACCTTAAAAATGGACCGGAGAGGTCATTTATGGATCTACGGGAATGCGAAAGGCGGGTTGATGGACATTGAGCCAACAACTCAAACCCGACGAATCTGGCAAAAGAGTTTTGTTCCTCTGACGTTTGTGAATCCCGGCCTCGATTTGTGTGACATTCAGCCCATGGGAAACACGGTCTGGATGGCTTCCTATCAGGGAAAAGGGTTGTATAACTACTCTCTTGAGCAAAAAAAGATCGTCGCACAGCTGCTGCACGATCCTGCCGATAGCCACTCATTACCCAGCAATCAGCTACTCTGCCTACTGGCCGACCCCCAGCAGCCAGAAACAGTGCTGTGGCTGGGAACGGTAGATGCCGGGTTGGTCCGGTTTGATACAAAGACGGGTATTTTCCGAACCTTCACCCGGCAAACAGGCCTTCCGAACAACACCATCAATAGTTTACAGACCGATGAACAGGGTTTTATTTGGGCAGCGACCAACAACGGGTTGATACGCCTGAACCCCGACACCTTTCAGATGCGCCTGTTCTCACGCGCCGATGGCTTGCAGGATGATGAATTTGTGTTTGCCGCGTCTACCCAATTACCCGATGGACGTCTGGCATTCGGTAGCCCGTCAGGTATGACAATTTTCAGGCCGGCCGCCATTCAGGAGGATACGTTTGCTCCACCGGTCGTTCTATCGGCCCTACGCATTAACAATGAACTGGTAGAAGTCAACGACACCCTCCCCGTTTTATCAGAGCCGATCAATACGATTAAACGCCTGGTTCTCCGCTACAGCCAGAACTTTCTGACGTTCGAGTTTGCCGCTTTACAATTTAACAAGCCCGACAAGATTCACTACCGATACCGACTGACGGGCGTTGACCGGGACTGGGTCGATGCGGGAATCCGACATACGGCCAATTATACCCAACTCCGGCCGGGTAATTACCTGTTTGAGGTAATGTCTACCAATACAGATGGCCGGTGGAGCCGAAACACAAAACAATTGGCGATTCGCATCATGCCCCCATTATGGGCGAGCTGGTGGGCTTACGTAGTATATATCCTCACATTTGGCGGGTGCCTGACTGGCCTTGTACGATTTCGAAATAAACAGCGCCATCAGAAACAGGAGGCCGCACAGCTTAAAACCCTGAACGAACTAAAAACGCGTTTTTTTGATAACATCACCCACGAGTTCAGGACACCTTTATCCCTCATTCTTTCGCCAACTGAAAAGTTGCTGAGTGAATCGAAACATGATGGGCCGACTCGCCAGGCACTGGCAACGATAAAACGGAACGGTACCCTGCTTCTGCGCCTGATCAATCAACTACTCGATTTATCGAAGCTGGAAGCGGGCGGCATGACCGTATCCCTGGTACGATGCAACATACCCCAATTTATCAGTCAGTTAGTTGAATCGTTTCGGCCAGTTGTAGTGCAAAAGGGCATTAAGTTGCTCGTTACGGTCGAAGAAAGCCAGCAGGAGCATCTGTTCGATATGGATAAGTGGGCAACCATTCTCACAAATTTGCTGTCCAATGCTCAGAAATTCACCAGTGCGGGCGGCTGCATAACGGTTACGGTAAGCAGCCCGGACGAACACTCCCGGTGTGTAACCATTTCGGACACCGGCATTGGGATACCGGCAGACAAACTGCCTTATATATTTGACCGTTTTTTTCAGATTGACGACACTCAAACCCGCGCTTACGAAGGAACAGGCATCGGTCTTGCTCTGGTCAAGGAACTCCTTCATAGGCTGGGCGGGAGCATCAACGTGGTGAGCCAGCCTGGCGCAGGCACTACGTTTACCGTTTTACTGCCCGTTTTGGCTTCTCATCCCGATGCAGACATACCGACAGTAACAGAATCGCTTTATGTATCTGACATAGCTACGTATATGCCAGACCGTCCGCTGGTTCATACTGAGAGTTCATCGGCAAATATGCCATTGATTCTGGTTGTGGAAGACAATATTGAGCTTCGTGATTTTATTGCTAATGAGCTGAGTCAATCTTACCGGGTTCTGACTGCTCGAAATGGACAGGAAGGTTGGGAACAGGTAAGAAGTGAACTGCCGGATGTAGTTATTTCAGATATCATGATGCCGGACTTGGATGGCTACGCACTCACCCGGCAACTAAAAACGAATACCCTCACCAATCACATTGCCGTGATACTGCTCACGGCCCGAGCTTCCCAGGAGAGCCGGATGAATGGGTTGATGCAGGGCGCGGATGACTATCTGACCAAACCTTTTAGCATTAGTGAATTAAAGCAGCGAATTTGTAACCTGCTCACCCGACAACAAGCGCTGCGGGCCTATTACGTGCAGCAAATCACGGAGTCAGATTTACCTTTATCTACCGAAACCTTAGCTGATGGCTTTATGCAGCGACTCTACGAGGTTATCGACATACACTTGTCTGACAGCGCCTTCGGAGTAGAGGAACTGGCTTATCAAATGGGTATAAGCCGACGTACGCTCCATCGTAAACTGACGGCTACGGTCAACCAGTCGGCCAATGATGTGATTCGCCAGCATCGGTTAAAGCGGGCCGCCCAACTTCTGCTGGCGGGTCATAATGTATCCGAAACAGCCTATCTCGTCGGGTACGAGAGCCCGGGGCATTTCTCACTGATTTTCAGGGATTTTTACCAACGAACACCGACAGAATATATTCAACGGTAGGCATGACTCAATACCGCTAGCATTTGGCTCAAATCCATTGCGTACTTCGTGGTAAGTAGTTGAAAATTGCAGCCTGTTAAGGTCA is a window of Spirosoma linguale DSM 74 DNA encoding:
- a CDS encoding hypothetical protein (KEGG: xac:XAC3596 hypothetical protein), which encodes MSATITAPITSPLAPRLQKVASLLITLPIFCFVLFVWTYAVNVPWFDDIDAFLGFTLAFTNAADLSDKIYNIFVPNNEHRIVVAKLITLAMYYLTGEVNFRWLILIALLFMLGTLALFGRVFRSMRVSWLLFAPVPFLMLQPQYYLTSLWSIPGLQHPVVICLTLSSLYLLTRSGRSQFAGAVIMQVFATLSMSNGLMGWVAGGLVLALHKKWYKLAGWLAGSVLAVVLYFYNFQSASRTGESLAYSLAHPLQAIAAFFTFTGGLFDFIPAVKNVWRYAPPTVGGVVLAALVLGLLYRMNRNLWTVNAQRVDERLEKRRLFFSGAYVFFYGNAAIIALLRLRYGYDVMVVSNYMIYPAVLTALVYLNILSECVTWRAQQWCLRIGLAGGILIWLFTYGYYWPKMAFRKQMLLTSAMNQKHNDIGLGATWGTPFAEVARSIMRESVSRGIYHYPDSYITPVEPILMSMNSTVTTDSCLSMDLSGGEVIYKTATAANAYPTGLDQAAIVVKSDRRTILYASETPFTFRNFWLNKPVTSAHSEILTIVLAPGRYQVGVLTPSLPNQPVRFSCQSLTVPK
- a CDS encoding histidine kinase (PFAM: ATP-binding region ATPase domain protein; response regulator receiver; Two component regulator three Y domain protein; Two component regulator propeller; helix- turn-helix- domain containing protein AraC type; histidine kinase A domain protein~SMART: response regulator receiver; Helix-turn- helix, AraC domain; histidine kinase A domain protein; ATP- binding region ATPase domain protein~KEGG: sde:Sde_0667 response regulator receiver domain-containing protein), whose product is MNVQRITLVVLLWVYFTLASAQIVQRLTTATGLPNSTITGLVQDQAGFIWVSTADGLARYDGQNIRVFRREQQANSLTENSIVHLQKLTDGTFLVQTHAGNFQRFNPETEQFKKFLPVQQQGQQRIEDGFVTADGNGFWALWRGIKVQYYDLKRHHIRLWTEQQLGPNTRFMDSMLPASTGYVYVHNHQGIVEINSINGTHREFPFPGLLTHWMSRAMLAPDGVIMAERANGDILILGRHHLLILNPKTGRYQNVPIPDPVVPKEGYGIRVLADGNVYVGAGHRLYLFTSANQFELKYERPKGTRQIPAYTIPYLLDRSGVYWLLTEDGIVQVDSRKAPFEAYRYEVDWKTDLLKKVLGITPPSWKDSSGDSWTRFTYDLNKLWFIDVASLYQCAPQQQLRRISSDYTGDSCACKITLKMDRRGHLWIYGNAKGGLMDIEPTTQTRRIWQKSFVPLTFVNPGLDLCDIQPMGNTVWMASYQGKGLYNYSLEQKKIVAQLLHDPADSHSLPSNQLLCLLADPQQPETVLWLGTVDAGLVRFDTKTGIFRTFTRQTGLPNNTINSLQTDEQGFIWAATNNGLIRLNPDTFQMRLFSRADGLQDDEFVFAASTQLPDGRLAFGSPSGMTIFRPAAIQEDTFAPPVVLSALRINNELVEVNDTLPVLSEPINTIKRLVLRYSQNFLTFEFAALQFNKPDKIHYRYRLTGVDRDWVDAGIRHTANYTQLRPGNYLFEVMSTNTDGRWSRNTKQLAIRIMPPLWASWWAYVVYILTFGGCLTGLVRFRNKQRHQKQEAAQLKTLNELKTRFFDNITHEFRTPLSLILSPTEKLLSESKHDGPTRQALATIKRNGTLLLRLINQLLDLSKLEAGGMTVSLVRCNIPQFISQLVESFRPVVVQKGIKLLVTVEESQQEHLFDMDKWATILTNLLSNAQKFTSAGGCITVTVSSPDEHSRCVTISDTGIGIPADKLPYIFDRFFQIDDTQTRAYEGTGIGLALVKELLHRLGGSINVVSQPGAGTTFTVLLPVLASHPDADIPTVTESLYVSDIATYMPDRPLVHTESSSANMPLILVVEDNIELRDFIANELSQSYRVLTARNGQEGWEQVRSELPDVVISDIMMPDLDGYALTRQLKTNTLTNHIAVILLTARASQESRMNGLMQGADDYLTKPFSISELKQRICNLLTRQQALRAYYVQQITESDLPLSTETLADGFMQRLYEVIDIHLSDSAFGVEELAYQMGISRRTLHRKLTATVNQSANDVIRQHRLKRAAQLLLAGHNVSETAYLVGYESPGHFSLIFRDFYQRTPTEYIQR